One Ricinus communis isolate WT05 ecotype wild-type chromosome 1, ASM1957865v1, whole genome shotgun sequence DNA window includes the following coding sequences:
- the LOC125370102 gene encoding tubulin beta-1 chain → MREILHIQGGQCGNQIGAKFWEVVCAEHGIDSTGRYDGDTDLQLERINVYYNEASCGRFVPRAVLMDLEPGTMDSVRSGPYGQIFRPDNFVFGQSGAGNNWAKGHYTEGAELIDSVLDVVRKEAENCDCLQGFQVCHSLGGGTGSGMGTLLISKIREEYPDRMMLTFSVFPSPKVSDTVVEPYNATLSVHQLVENADECMVLDNEALYDICFRTLKLTTPSFGDLNHLISATMSGVTCCLRFPGQLNSDLRKLAVNLIPFPRLHFFMVGFAPLTSRGSQQYRALTVPELTQQMWDSKNMMCAADPRHGRYLTASAMFRGKMSTKEVDEQMLNVQNKNSSYFVEWIPNNVKSTVCDIPPTGLKMASTFIGNSTSIQEMFRRVSEQFTAMFRRKAFLHWYTGEGMDEMEFTEAESNMNDLVSEYQQYQDATADEEGYEDEDGEYQEEDYQ, encoded by the exons atGCGTGAAATTCTTCACATACAAGGAGGCCAATGTGGGAATCAAATAGGAGCAAAGTTTTGGGAAGTTGTGTGTGCGGAGCATGGAATAGATTCAACCGGGCGTTACGATGGAGACACAGATCTTCaacttgaaagaattaatgttTATTACAATGAAGCAAGTTGCGGCCGTTTTGTTCCACGTGCTGTCCTTATGGATTTGGAACCTGGTACTATGGACAGTGTCAGATCTGGTCCTTATGGTCAGATTTTTAGACCTGATAACTTTGTTTTTGGTCAGTCTGGTGCTGGTAACAATTGGGCTAAAGGTCATTATACTGAAGGTGCTGAACTTATTGATTCTGTTCTTGATGTTGTTAGAAAGGAAGCTGAGAATTGTGACTGCTTGCAAG GGTTTCAGGTTTGCCATTCTCTTGGAGGTGGTACTGGGTCTGGAATGGGAACACTTTTGATCTCAAAGATTAGAGAAGAGTACCCAGATAGGATGATGTTAACTTTCTCTGTTTTCCCTTCTCCTAAGGTTTCCGATACAGTTGTGGAGCCTTATAATGCCACTTTGTCTGTTCATCAACTTGTGGAAAATGCAGATGAGTGTATGGTTCTTGATAATGAAGCCCTGTATGACATTTGCTTCCGTACACTTAAGCTCACTACTCCTAGCT TTGGTGATTTGAATCACTTAATCTCTGCAACAATGTCTGGAGTTACATGCTGCTTGAGGTTCCCTGGCCAGTTGAACTCTGATCTTAGAAAACTTGCTGTGAATCTTATTCCATTCCCTCGTCTTCACTTCTTCATGGTTGGCTTTGCTCCTCTGACTTCCCGTGGCTCGCAGCAATACCGAGCTCTAACTGTTCCTGAGCTAACCCAGCAAATGTGGGATTCAAAGAACATGATGTGTGCAGCTGATCCAAGGCACGGTCGTTATCTAACAGCATCTGCCATGTTTAGAGGAAAGATGAGTACAAAAGAAGTTGATGAGCAGATGTTGAATGTGCAGAACAAGAATTCTTCTTACTTTGTAGAGTGGATTCCTAACAATGTGAAATCAACTGTTTGTGATATTCCACCAACTGGTCTCAAAATGGCATCAACATTTATTGGGAATTCGACATCGATTCAGGAGATGTTTAGGCGGGTGAGCGAGCAATTTACTGCCATGTTTAGGAGGAAGGCTTTCTTGCATTGGTATACAGGTGAAGGAATGGATGAGATGGAGTTTACTGAGGCTGAGAGTAACATGAATGATTTGGTTTCTGAGTATCAGCAATACCAAGATGCAACAGCAGATGAGGAAGGatatgaagatgaagatggaGAATATCAGGAGGAAGATTATCAGTAG
- the LOC8279792 gene encoding uncharacterized protein LOC8279792, with product MATALAKQVSATKATNQTLSLSLFRLSVNYLKSFSTSSSSSSSSSSPSANATSKKPKRKKKKNLVEVAQFLPNWGIGYHFAKSHWNEVSYEITKINLYKDGKHGKAWGIAHKNGLPIADAPKKISGVHKRCWRYIPSLSKSLESKPTSPKSTETATKAEAEAA from the exons atgGCGACAGCTCTTGCAAAACAAGTATCAGCTACAAAAGCTACTAATCAAACCCTAAGTTTGAGTTTGTTCAGATTATCAGTCAACTACTTGAAAAGCTTTAgcacttcttcttcttcttcttcatcatcatcatctccCTCTGCTAATGCAACTTCAAAGAAAccaaagaggaaaaagaagaagaatttagTTGAGGTGGCTCAGTTTTTACCCAATTGGGGAATTGGTTACCACTTTGCCAAATCTCATTGGAATGAAGTCTCTTATGAAATCACCAAGATTAATCTCTACAAG GATGGTAAGCATGGAAAAGCTTGGGGGATTGCTCACAAAAACG GATTACCAATTGCTGATGCTCCTAAGAAGATAAGTGGAGTTCATAAGCGTTGCTGGAGATACATTCCAAGCTTATCAAAATCTTTGGAAAGCAAGCCAACCTCTCCAAAATCAACAGAAACTGCCACAAAGGCTGAAGCTGAGGCAGCATGA